The following proteins are co-located in the Camelina sativa cultivar DH55 chromosome 12, Cs, whole genome shotgun sequence genome:
- the LOC104733597 gene encoding pentatricopeptide repeat-containing protein At1g64100-like, translated as MISQGACPDTITFGILLHGLCENGQLEEALEMFEVIQKSKMDVDTATYNIIIHGMCKGSKVNEAWDLFCSLPIDGVEPDVQTYNIMISGFCGISAISEANALFRKMKHNGNVPDHCTYNTLIRGCLRAGEIDTSAELFTEMRSSGFSGDAFTMKMVADMVYDGRLDKSFSDMLS; from the coding sequence ATGATTTCTCAGGGTGCGTGTCCTGATACCATAACTTTTGGCATTTTGCTGCACGGTCTCTGCGAAAATGGACAGCTAGAAGAGGCTTTGGAAATGTTTGAGGTTATCCAAAAGAGTAAGATGGATGTTGATACTGCTACTTATAATATCATCATCCATGGAATGTGCAAGGGTAGTAAGGTGAACGAAGCATGGGACTTATTTTGCAGTCTCCCCATCGATGGTGTTGAGCCTGATGTTCAAACTTATAATATAATGATATCTGGATTCTGTGGAATAAGTGCAATCTCAGAAGCAAATGCGTTATTCCGTAAAATGAAGCACAATGGAAATGTGCCAGATCACTGCACATACAATACACTAATCAGAGGATGTCTTAGAGCTGGTGAAATAGATACCTCAGCTGAACTTTTCACGGAGATGCGAAGCAGCGGGTTCAGTGGAGATGCATTCACCATGAAAATGGTTGCTGATATGGTATATGATGGTAGATTGGACAAGAGCTTTTCGGATATGCTGTCTTAG
- the LOC109127962 gene encoding defensin-like protein 269: protein MAISKTALLIVLAAILLSCVSMSNARELQSPQHVECVGGECPPKHPQQYFGSFFNNQDCKNCCFSSCKIQFCYHHECICALCGREAPSPY, encoded by the exons ATGGCAATATCAAAGACAGCATTGCTCATTGTTCTTGCCGCAATCCTTCTCTCAT GTGTGTCGATGTCAAATGCAAGGGAGCTGCAAAGTCCACAACATGTGGAGTGTGTTGGAGGGGAATGTCCACCTAAGCATCCCCAACAATATTTCGGGAGTTTCTTTAACAATCAAGATTGCAAAAATTGTTGTTTCTCATCTTgtaaaattcaattttgttaTCATCATGAATGTATTTGCGCACTATGTGGCAGGGAGGCTCCATCACCTTATTAG